A genomic region of Polynucleobacter necessarius contains the following coding sequences:
- a CDS encoding MmgE/PrpD family protein, translated as MTTDHLSRELASFAAKLQAKDIPNEVMNRAEDLLVDWFGSAIAGKGSRPVELITQFAQNMSGFDAMHTGPSEVLVTRKTSSPFLAAMANAAASHVAEQDDVHNGSVFHPATVVFPPVLACAQAVGASGEDLLVAAIAGYEVGIRVGEFLGRSHYKVFHTTGTAGTLAAAAAVGRLLKLTPEQMLNAFGSAGTQSAGLWEFLRDAADSKQLHTAHAASTGLMSAYIAQAGFTGAQHILEGKQGLAAGMSSDSDPSKLIDRLGSRWALAETIFKYNASCRHTHPAADALLQVMLANKLAPSDIAKVETLVHQGAIDVLGPVTDPATVHQSKFSMGTVLALVAHYQFAGLQEFDQHFHDDEICSFRERVSMTLDPEVDGAYPRRWIGKVKVHLNNGQILDGRVDEPKGDPGNTLSRAEITDKAMRLAAFSNGATPAEMSKAIDLLWNIRKQAKIGFLLPSN; from the coding sequence ATGACTACTGACCACTTATCTCGTGAATTAGCCAGCTTTGCAGCCAAGCTTCAGGCCAAAGATATTCCCAATGAGGTAATGAACCGCGCTGAAGATTTATTGGTTGATTGGTTTGGCTCGGCGATTGCTGGTAAAGGCTCTCGCCCTGTTGAACTCATTACCCAATTTGCACAAAACATGAGCGGCTTTGATGCAATGCATACCGGCCCATCAGAAGTATTAGTAACCCGCAAAACTTCCAGCCCATTCTTGGCGGCAATGGCTAATGCAGCCGCATCGCATGTCGCAGAACAAGATGATGTTCATAACGGCTCAGTCTTTCATCCAGCCACGGTGGTGTTTCCACCTGTTCTTGCTTGTGCGCAAGCTGTTGGCGCTTCCGGCGAAGATCTATTGGTTGCTGCCATCGCCGGTTATGAAGTCGGTATTCGGGTTGGAGAATTCTTAGGTCGCTCTCACTACAAAGTCTTTCACACCACCGGCACTGCTGGCACGCTAGCGGCTGCCGCAGCGGTTGGCAGACTGCTTAAGCTCACCCCAGAACAAATGCTCAACGCTTTTGGTTCTGCAGGCACTCAATCAGCTGGCCTTTGGGAATTCTTGCGTGATGCTGCGGACTCTAAGCAACTTCATACTGCACATGCAGCCTCAACTGGATTGATGTCTGCCTATATTGCTCAAGCAGGCTTTACTGGTGCCCAACATATATTAGAGGGCAAGCAAGGTTTGGCAGCAGGCATGTCTAGCGATAGCGATCCAAGTAAATTGATCGATCGTTTGGGAAGCCGTTGGGCGTTAGCGGAAACCATCTTTAAGTACAACGCCTCTTGCCGTCACACCCATCCTGCAGCAGATGCTTTATTGCAAGTCATGCTGGCAAACAAACTCGCCCCTAGCGATATTGCTAAGGTGGAAACGCTAGTTCATCAAGGTGCTATAGATGTTTTAGGCCCAGTGACCGATCCAGCCACCGTACATCAATCAAAGTTCTCGATGGGTACCGTACTAGCCCTGGTGGCTCACTATCAATTTGCTGGCCTGCAAGAATTTGATCAGCACTTCCACGATGATGAGATCTGCAGTTTCCGCGAACGGGTATCCATGACACTAGATCCCGAAGTAGATGGCGCTTACCCACGGCGCTGGATAGGCAAAGTAAAGGTGCATTTAAACAATGGCCAGATTTTGGATGGCCGCGTTGATGAACCCAAAGGCGATCCTGGCAATACCCTCTCTCGCGCAGAAATTACCGATAAGGCGATGCGTCTTGCTGCCTTTAGCAATGGTGCTACCCCAGCAGAAATGAGCAAAGCAATTGATCTCTTGTGGAATATCCGCAAACAAGCCAAGATAGGCTTTTTACTCCCCTCTAACTAA
- a CDS encoding HpcH/HpaI aldolase/citrate lyase family protein, with protein sequence MNPLDTPLGFSANFLFVPGTRPERFAKALDSGASGVVLDLEDAVAEEDKESARNAIRAAWPSFTSEQKKRLVIRTNSPGSKFYSADLILAQELQVGCLLIPKSESRDQINGAALILPDTAIIPMIETAIGLDQLKEIANSNQVIRLAIGNLDLQADLGMVCDRQETELQTARYQIVLASRLAQIAPPIDGVTPSTDDIERAKRMGFGGKLCIHPKQVSIVVKAFTPTEEELAWAARVIEADKASKGGAVKLDGRMIDRPVVLLAQRTLAITGKH encoded by the coding sequence ATGAATCCACTTGATACGCCATTGGGCTTTAGCGCCAATTTTCTGTTTGTGCCTGGGACTCGCCCAGAGCGCTTTGCCAAGGCCTTAGATAGTGGCGCTAGTGGCGTCGTATTGGATCTAGAGGACGCAGTGGCAGAAGAAGATAAAGAATCTGCACGCAATGCTATTCGCGCTGCATGGCCAAGTTTTACCTCTGAACAAAAGAAACGCCTAGTCATTCGCACAAACTCTCCTGGTAGCAAGTTCTACTCAGCCGACTTAATCTTGGCGCAAGAACTGCAGGTTGGCTGCTTACTGATTCCCAAAAGTGAATCACGCGATCAAATTAATGGCGCCGCTTTGATATTGCCTGATACCGCCATCATTCCGATGATAGAAACAGCGATTGGCTTAGACCAACTGAAAGAAATTGCAAACTCCAACCAGGTGATTCGCCTTGCTATAGGAAATTTAGATTTACAAGCTGATCTTGGAATGGTGTGCGACCGCCAAGAAACAGAATTACAAACTGCGCGCTATCAAATCGTGCTGGCATCCCGTCTTGCACAAATTGCCCCTCCTATTGATGGGGTTACACCATCTACCGATGATATTGAGCGCGCCAAGCGCATGGGCTTTGGCGGCAAGTTATGCATCCACCCAAAGCAAGTCAGCATTGTTGTTAAAGCCTTTACCCCAACAGAGGAAGAGCTAGCATGGGCTGCGCGGGTTATTGAGGCCGATAAGGCGTCCAAAGGGGGCGCAGTGAAGCTGGATGGCCGCATGATCGATCGCCCAGTAGTACTGCTTGCTCAAAGAACCCTGGCAATTACTGGTAAACACTAG
- a CDS encoding tripartite tricarboxylate transporter substrate-binding protein yields the protein METKLKIKKFLSSGLVAALTAGALLSTSAHAQKDWPTKSITLIVPFAAGGPTDSVARLIALPMGQALGQTVVVENVNGAGGTIASTKVARAAPDGYTIYLHHMGMATANALYDKLPYDPLLSNFEYIGQVADVPMVLLGKKDLPANNFKELEAYIKANGSKVTMANAGPGPGPGAVSKLCGLLFQSRMGVKLTNIPYEGTGPALTDLLGGQVDLLCDQTTQTIPYIKDGRVKAFGTTTLKRLPAIPNVPTLDEQGLKGFEVKVWHGMYTPKGVPKPILDKLNAALKKALNSPDVKKRLEDANIDIVSQDKMTPTGLKSHLEAEINKWGPIIRKSNIPD from the coding sequence ATGGAGACCAAATTGAAAATTAAGAAATTTTTATCCTCTGGATTAGTCGCAGCACTCACTGCCGGCGCACTCCTAAGCACTAGCGCACATGCGCAAAAAGATTGGCCGACTAAATCGATCACCCTGATTGTTCCTTTTGCAGCCGGCGGACCAACTGACTCTGTTGCACGCTTAATTGCATTGCCAATGGGTCAAGCCCTTGGACAAACTGTTGTTGTTGAAAACGTGAATGGTGCTGGCGGAACAATTGCTAGTACTAAAGTTGCACGTGCAGCACCAGATGGCTACACAATCTATTTGCATCATATGGGCATGGCAACTGCTAATGCACTTTATGACAAGCTCCCATACGATCCATTATTGAGCAACTTTGAATACATTGGACAAGTTGCTGATGTGCCAATGGTACTTTTGGGTAAAAAAGATTTGCCAGCAAATAACTTCAAAGAGCTCGAAGCCTATATCAAAGCAAATGGCTCTAAAGTAACAATGGCTAATGCTGGCCCTGGCCCTGGCCCTGGCGCTGTTTCAAAACTTTGCGGCTTACTCTTTCAGAGTCGCATGGGCGTCAAGCTAACCAATATCCCTTACGAAGGAACTGGCCCTGCTCTTACAGACTTATTGGGCGGTCAGGTTGATTTGCTGTGCGACCAAACCACTCAAACCATTCCTTATATTAAGGATGGTCGTGTGAAAGCCTTCGGTACAACTACTTTAAAACGCTTGCCAGCCATTCCAAATGTACCTACTTTGGATGAGCAGGGCTTAAAAGGCTTTGAAGTCAAAGTTTGGCACGGCATGTACACACCAAAAGGCGTTCCAAAACCAATCTTGGATAAATTGAATGCCGCTTTGAAAAAAGCACTCAATTCTCCTGATGTTAAAAAACGTTTAGAGGATGCCAATATCGATATCGTCTCTCAAGACAAAATGACTCCTACTGGCCTCAAGTCTCATCTTGAAGCCGAAATCAATAAATGGGGTCCAATTATCCGTAAGTCCAATATTCCGGACTAA
- a CDS encoding Rap1a/Tai family immunity protein: MKTLTATFILTASILSFVPSAFAQKDLPADDASTAAFVELCKNPDEQGRSFCFGFGEGVYQGYLANRRQDAKPAICFGERSETRNEILQKFLAWSKANPQFNNEKAAKTLMRFFTVNYPCK, translated from the coding sequence ATGAAAACATTAACAGCAACATTCATACTCACGGCATCCATTCTTTCCTTTGTGCCAAGCGCTTTTGCGCAGAAGGATCTCCCGGCGGACGATGCGAGCACCGCTGCATTTGTTGAGCTCTGCAAAAATCCTGATGAACAAGGCCGCAGTTTCTGTTTTGGTTTTGGAGAGGGTGTGTATCAGGGGTACTTAGCAAACCGTCGTCAGGACGCGAAGCCAGCCATCTGCTTTGGAGAAAGAAGCGAGACTCGCAATGAGATCCTACAAAAGTTTTTGGCGTGGTCCAAGGCTAATCCTCAGTTCAATAATGAGAAAGCAGCAAAAACCTTAATGCGCTTTTTTACGGTTAATTACCCTTGTAAATAA
- a CDS encoding DUF3300 domain-containing protein yields MKQTGQPSISALSKKLGSLTLVTLAVGSLLNGCVMNPGPYQANGNYYPQGYSEDSSYNASPQMISSQQLQSLVSPVALYPDSLLSLMLLASTYPLEVAEAYNWRNSNASLKGDDLQNALKAQSWNDSVKSLMSFPSAFNMMGSKLQWTQNLGNAYKLQAADTMKAVQALRKMAIKAGTLKSNKQITVTTDASGNILISPANTKVVYIPTSYNPTVVYGPWPYSDYPPYPIYDPAWGLMTFGLGFMIGDSFWTHPNWNSGTINSTTINSSGRVPSRPIIGPANIANQQRLLNDWKNNATPGERQAARMDGQRANNAFQKDATPQERNQADRLNQEARNDAQMDRSDPNAYREAAQENALRDQACFDGNQDRSSSYGGGHMGGFGGGGYRGGSSRMSGFNGGGAGRMGGFGGGHMGGFRR; encoded by the coding sequence ATGAAACAGACAGGCCAACCGAGTATTTCTGCATTGAGTAAGAAGCTGGGGTCGCTAACGCTAGTAACACTTGCTGTTGGATCACTACTCAATGGTTGCGTGATGAATCCTGGCCCATATCAGGCTAATGGGAATTATTACCCTCAGGGCTATAGCGAGGATTCGAGCTATAACGCCAGCCCACAAATGATTTCTTCGCAGCAATTGCAGTCATTGGTTTCGCCAGTAGCACTCTATCCAGATTCTTTGCTCTCGCTGATGCTTCTAGCTTCTACTTACCCGCTAGAAGTGGCTGAGGCCTATAACTGGCGAAATAGCAATGCTTCATTAAAGGGTGATGATCTGCAAAATGCACTGAAGGCGCAATCCTGGAACGACAGTGTGAAATCACTAATGTCATTTCCAAGCGCATTCAATATGATGGGAAGCAAATTACAGTGGACCCAGAATCTAGGCAATGCTTATAAGCTCCAGGCCGCAGATACCATGAAGGCGGTGCAAGCCCTCAGAAAAATGGCAATCAAAGCTGGCACCCTGAAGTCGAATAAGCAAATTACTGTTACTACCGACGCAAGCGGAAACATCTTAATTAGTCCGGCTAATACAAAAGTGGTTTACATCCCGACGAGCTATAACCCTACGGTTGTTTATGGGCCATGGCCTTATTCAGATTATCCGCCATACCCTATCTATGACCCTGCTTGGGGGTTAATGACTTTTGGCCTAGGCTTCATGATTGGTGATAGTTTTTGGACCCATCCCAATTGGAATAGCGGCACGATTAACTCAACGACCATCAACTCTTCTGGGCGCGTACCGTCTCGTCCAATTATTGGGCCAGCCAATATCGCTAACCAGCAACGTTTGCTAAATGATTGGAAAAATAATGCCACCCCAGGGGAGAGGCAGGCTGCCAGAATGGATGGTCAACGAGCCAATAATGCATTCCAGAAAGACGCAACCCCTCAAGAGCGGAATCAAGCGGACCGACTAAATCAAGAAGCCCGCAATGACGCCCAGATGGATAGATCCGATCCCAATGCTTATCGTGAGGCCGCTCAAGAAAACGCTCTGCGTGATCAAGCTTGCTTTGATGGAAATCAAGATCGCTCCAGCAGCTATGGTGGCGGTCACATGGGCGGCTTTGGCGGCGGTGGGTATCGTGGCGGTAGCAGTCGCATGAGTGGATTTAATGGCGGCGGCGCTGGCCGCATGGGTGGATTTGGCGGGGGCCATATGGGTGGCTTTAGACGTTAA
- a CDS encoding sialidase family protein codes for MSRVIAFCFLLLASVIGFLHIDSRPVWAPFAINAGNPIEEEADQVLSPKAKVASKSSVANPIATWLPDTGAASVHAASLIPLKDGAIRAFWFAGSREGAADVSIYSAVFDPRANQWSAPTVVMDRIGTEKGLSRYIAKLGNPVPSRLADGRLQLFFVTVSIGGWAGSSISSITSDDEGLTWSNPQRLISSPLINLSTLVKSPAVQFSDGRLGLPAYHEWVGRFGEFLRIDAGQVIDKRRMSSGRSAIQPLLFVNDPQDATAVFRQTRSSGKPKQIPVSYTQNSGQSWQVSEDLPIANPNSAVTGLTLNNGARLLVLNNIEAGRYRLVLLISDAKSDRWQTIEVLEDDGALADDQRKEFSYPYLITVDGNDAHLVYTWDRKKIRHRYFSGAWLKRTFNQFAAGEPDANASAVKEAN; via the coding sequence ATGAGTCGTGTCATAGCCTTTTGTTTTTTATTGCTAGCGAGTGTGATCGGTTTCTTGCATATTGATAGTCGTCCAGTCTGGGCGCCATTTGCTATTAACGCAGGCAATCCGATTGAAGAAGAGGCTGACCAAGTCTTATCACCAAAAGCAAAGGTAGCAAGTAAGTCAAGTGTTGCCAATCCGATAGCAACATGGTTGCCAGATACTGGCGCTGCATCTGTTCATGCTGCCTCACTGATCCCCCTGAAAGATGGTGCGATTCGTGCTTTTTGGTTTGCTGGCAGTCGTGAAGGCGCTGCCGATGTGTCTATCTATAGCGCTGTTTTTGACCCAAGAGCCAACCAATGGAGTGCGCCTACTGTGGTCATGGATCGCATTGGCACAGAAAAAGGTTTGTCGCGTTATATCGCCAAATTGGGCAACCCTGTGCCCAGCAGACTTGCTGATGGACGCTTGCAACTTTTTTTTGTCACTGTCTCTATTGGTGGATGGGCTGGAAGTTCAATTTCTTCAATCACTTCTGATGACGAAGGGTTGACCTGGAGCAATCCCCAAAGATTGATTAGCTCCCCATTAATTAATTTAAGTACGCTGGTTAAATCACCAGCAGTGCAATTTTCTGATGGCCGCCTTGGTCTGCCTGCATATCACGAGTGGGTAGGGCGCTTTGGGGAATTCTTGAGAATTGATGCCGGCCAAGTGATTGATAAGCGTCGCATGAGCTCCGGGCGCAGTGCGATTCAGCCATTACTTTTTGTGAATGATCCTCAAGATGCAACTGCGGTATTTCGGCAAACACGCAGTTCTGGAAAGCCCAAACAGATTCCGGTGAGCTACACCCAGAACTCAGGTCAATCCTGGCAAGTTTCAGAGGATTTGCCAATTGCCAATCCAAATTCTGCGGTGACAGGGCTGACTCTCAATAATGGCGCTCGCTTGCTGGTGCTTAATAATATTGAAGCCGGTCGCTATCGTTTGGTGCTTTTAATTAGCGATGCTAAGTCTGACCGTTGGCAAACGATTGAGGTGCTCGAGGACGATGGCGCCTTAGCTGATGACCAGCGCAAAGAGTTTTCCTATCCGTATTTAATTACCGTCGATGGCAATGATGCGCATTTGGTATATACCTGGGATCGCAAAAAGATTCGGCATCGCTATTTCTCTGGCGCATGGTTAAAGCGCACCTTTAATCAATTTGCAGCTGGCGAACCAGATGCCAATGCTAGCGCCGTGAAGGAGGCGAACTAA
- a CDS encoding ArnT family glycosyltransferase translates to MRASFSYRSALFILLLGVFTYLYGLDSRFAPKNGDEYPYMHIVRMTADAGNWLPLQSEMDGIKNTKPPIIFWQGIASTGWASEWTLANLRWPSILYTGLTAFFLFLAVRRFSGKTQTGILAGLIWLSFFATYRYGRPFLTDPPEVFWITLPFFALLYWGRSAFESKLFFPIFAGICFGLVLLAKSFAYIAPASFALGLYYWRWQAWSISKVLVRDLYKVILVCVLALGVFALWFVLDPYPEAIWSEFILGENAGKFAARQSNYLMDFIRGGDSIWLLLITTIANAGLFSFVLISTLVQCWRGRRFLSFEEVLLLLLAGAFLLVFSLPSQRSGRYLLPVMPALAALIALRWEKLPLWSFRIALALQLLVLSLLLWIGINLQFAPLIEGAGAWAYSYCHWILMAAGLLIAIAGLVKSGLTKSFALAGCFVVYCALTSSLAPLEGRLGRYSSASIAQLQGKDVWIPCDYRAKDEEYRLLMPGAKLHGYLAKDAGDINGLTTAYPLVAVQTPLGAAPELCESCQIVGQRIEMRARHSNEEIVEMLKGKIGKHLFVTEYLISTPASSPELSNIKDVCR, encoded by the coding sequence ATGCGAGCTTCATTTTCATACCGTTCCGCCTTATTCATACTGCTTTTAGGTGTATTTACCTACCTATACGGCCTGGATAGTCGATTTGCCCCTAAAAATGGCGATGAGTATCCGTATATGCACATTGTTCGCATGACGGCGGATGCTGGAAATTGGTTGCCGCTCCAGTCTGAAATGGACGGCATTAAAAACACCAAGCCACCAATCATTTTTTGGCAGGGTATTGCGAGCACCGGCTGGGCGAGTGAATGGACCTTGGCAAATCTTCGTTGGCCTAGCATTCTCTATACAGGCCTCACCGCATTTTTCTTGTTCCTGGCCGTGCGTCGATTTAGCGGCAAGACGCAAACTGGAATTCTGGCTGGCTTAATTTGGCTATCTTTTTTTGCGACCTATCGTTATGGCCGCCCGTTCTTAACTGACCCTCCTGAAGTGTTTTGGATTACGCTGCCATTCTTCGCACTTTTATATTGGGGTAGAAGTGCGTTTGAATCAAAACTCTTTTTTCCTATTTTTGCTGGTATCTGTTTTGGCTTGGTTTTATTAGCCAAGTCTTTTGCTTATATTGCGCCCGCATCATTTGCTTTGGGTTTGTATTACTGGCGTTGGCAAGCGTGGAGCATCTCTAAAGTTTTGGTCCGAGATCTCTATAAAGTTATTCTTGTATGTGTGTTGGCCTTAGGAGTTTTTGCGCTGTGGTTTGTCTTGGACCCCTATCCAGAGGCTATCTGGAGTGAATTCATTCTAGGTGAAAACGCCGGCAAGTTTGCCGCTCGTCAGTCAAACTATTTAATGGATTTCATTCGCGGTGGTGACAGCATCTGGTTATTGCTCATCACCACGATTGCAAATGCAGGTCTATTTAGTTTTGTATTGATATCAACATTAGTGCAATGCTGGCGTGGCCGACGTTTTTTATCATTTGAAGAAGTACTCTTGTTGTTATTGGCAGGTGCATTCTTATTGGTATTTAGTTTGCCAAGTCAACGTTCTGGTCGATACCTATTACCGGTAATGCCAGCACTAGCAGCATTGATTGCCTTGCGTTGGGAAAAGCTGCCTTTATGGAGCTTCCGGATTGCTCTGGCATTGCAATTACTAGTGCTCTCACTACTTCTCTGGATTGGCATCAATCTACAGTTCGCGCCACTGATAGAGGGTGCTGGCGCTTGGGCCTACTCGTATTGTCATTGGATCCTCATGGCTGCAGGTTTGCTGATTGCCATTGCGGGATTGGTAAAGTCAGGCCTCACAAAGAGCTTTGCATTGGCAGGGTGTTTTGTAGTGTATTGCGCATTAACCAGTAGCTTAGCGCCGCTAGAGGGGCGTTTAGGGCGCTATTCTTCAGCATCCATTGCGCAGCTCCAGGGTAAGGATGTTTGGATTCCCTGCGACTATCGCGCTAAAGACGAAGAGTACAGATTGCTGATGCCTGGGGCAAAGTTGCATGGGTATCTAGCTAAAGATGCTGGCGATATCAACGGACTCACAACCGCCTACCCTCTTGTAGCAGTGCAGACCCCCTTAGGAGCTGCGCCAGAATTATGTGAATCTTGCCAGATCGTCGGCCAAAGAATAGAGATGCGGGCTCGCCACTCCAATGAAGAGATTGTAGAAATGCTCAAAGGGAAAATAGGAAAACATTTATTTGTGACTGAGTACCTGATTTCTACCCCAGCAAGTAGTCCAGAGCTTTCCAATATTAAGGATGTTTGTAGATGA
- a CDS encoding c-type cytochrome, protein MRAKYLKPAILATIYIGLSQWSTFALAQNADASNLYKRGLAATCANCHGTDGKGVVDGGMPLINGLTSEQMLTQLKAFKSGAREGTIMPQLAKGYSDEQLEIIANQLGKK, encoded by the coding sequence ATGCGAGCAAAGTATTTAAAACCCGCAATCCTAGCGACGATTTATATCGGTTTAAGCCAGTGGAGCACATTTGCCCTTGCGCAAAATGCGGACGCAAGTAACTTATACAAACGCGGGCTTGCTGCTACCTGCGCCAATTGCCATGGAACGGATGGTAAGGGCGTAGTCGATGGCGGCATGCCATTGATCAACGGTCTCACAAGCGAGCAAATGCTTACCCAGCTCAAAGCATTCAAATCTGGTGCCCGTGAAGGAACCATCATGCCGCAGCTAGCCAAAGGCTACTCTGACGAGCAACTTGAAATCATCGCCAATCAACTTGGCAAAAAATAA